A genome region from Leptidea sinapis chromosome 34, ilLepSina1.1, whole genome shotgun sequence includes the following:
- the LOC126974996 gene encoding transcription factor Adf-1-like produces MSFENILSKVKSHPVLWLPTHKFYKNRTVRGKIWGDIAEELGMDERVLKNRYKYLKDQYRKELKKVMTNVVAESHWQHFDDLEFLKEELLTDDGRLKSKETELDDDLRQEPNNKRARNDSTSTPEGSRCTNSPDMCKNISSKSDSEKLVMVLNRLNRINKNLNTEMRNDPDYMFLMSILPTFKKLSEIQKLMLRGKMNEWLLEALTQNESEVPEPPIFQCKYEIEED; encoded by the exons ATGTCATTcgaaaatatattatcaaaagTTAAAAGCCATCCAGTGCTGTGGCTACCAACGCACAAATTCTATAAGAACAGGACTGTAAGAGGGAAAATATGGGGTGATATTGCAGAGGAACTTGGAATGGACG AAAGAGTTCTGAAGAACCgttacaaatacttaaaagaTCAGTACAGGAAAGAACTTAAGAAGGTGATGACGAACGTGGTAGCAGAGTCGCATTGGCAGCACTTTGATGATCTAGAGTTCCTGAAAGAGGAACTGTTAACGGATGATGGTAGGCTTAAATCGAAGGAGACAGAATTGGATGACGACCTAAGACAGgaaccaaataacaaaagagCGAGAAACGATTCGACATCAACGCCAGAAGGATCTAGATGTACAAACTCTCCAGATATGTGCAAGAATATATCATCGAAGTCAGATTCTGAAAAACTGGTAATGGTACTCAATCGATTGAACAGGATCAATAAGAATTTGAATACAGAAATGCGAAATGATCCAGATTATATGTTCCTAATGAGTATTCTACCGACGTTTAAGAAATTATCTGAAATACAGAAGTTGATGCTGAGGGGGAAGATGAATGAGTGGCTGTTAGAAGCGCTGACCCAGAACGAGAGTGAAGTTCCAGAACCTCCTATATTTCAATGTAAATATGAGATAGAGGAGGATTGA